The region gtgaaaaaatgcGAGTTTCCAataatgaagtgaaaataaacgAATGAATAAAATTGGTAACatctgtgcaagacctggtagacgaTCAAAACCgccaccatcagaaaaacagtacttaaggctttcatctttgagagagaggagaaaatgaagctccatTCTTGATTCAGAAAAATTACAgatgtccctgcagatttctttgaaaaactgaaagcaaatcttctgaaaagaatggatgcTGTACTAAAAGCAAAGGGTGGacataataaatactgaaaaaaatggttgTTCGGATTTCGTTCCTGACTTAATgcccattttgactgaaaaataaatgaaaggctttatttaaaagctaaaaacagcagcaccagctTTCAAGTCTgaattttctctgtgtttttattcaaaGTGTTATGTTTTAGTAACagagtttgcacagtgctaattggtggggtttctattacttgttagctatgttagcctcatagctccagtataaaaataagaagcaaactttgaaCACCAAACATATCTCGACTGACCAACCACATTGCATGTGAGGGGGAATTGTGtaacttcaaataaataaaaactgctgcttttttttttcaagctaGGCTCTCTGTTCAGTCAAGCTGAGCAGAACTACACCAGTGGCCGTCTGttacagctgtgctgtgttaaagAACGTCTTGTGAGATTATTCTTACCCACTGCTATACAGCTCTACAATTCTCCTTACTGATCTCCTGCTATCTGacctgtgctgaaccacatcactgtatctcctcttcgattaatacactgcaatatatcacaactattactgtacagacactttcactatgcactttacactgtaatattgatgcaactcagtTATGTCTATGTGCTTCTACtttacctcataccactcactGCCTGCtgtatgtaaatacaacaaatctgtctcatCTACCATGTAAATACGTGAACAGATAtacttcttttattttatttctcttgtacttttttttctatttttctgcatagtatatgtacatttatgtgcaattatatgtTTTGCTACTGTAACACTGAAAATTCCctccaggatcaataaagttctacctatctatctatgcaGCATTTAATCCAGTAGTTGACTCAGGTCTTGTCTAAGTCTAAATGCCAATGAGCTGATGTGCTGATGGATAACTACAATCAAACAAGCCACCAGTACAGGAGAAAACACAGAGACTGATGAAGACAGTGTGGCTTCTCAAACCGCTCAATACACATCTAACTTCTGAAAGCTACAACTGATGAAGGCCGCATAACCTGCATTCTTTAAGAGCTATCTGGCTTTGTCATTCTTTATAGGTGGGATGTAGCCCAGCCTGACAATATACATCAAAATTTTCTTTAACCTAATTTGGCATGAGGTCAAATTGGCTTAGGTAAGATTACATTAAGGTGCAATAAGGTGATTATGCAATTTTAGAGTACATGTGTACATTGACTGAGTACCTGAGCCTATTCTTAAACGCACAACAGTGCTTTAATGCTACTCCAGACAATCAATGATACCAAAACAAAATGGAAGTAGCTAGATTTGTAGATTTACAAGGTGAAACTAAGTTCCAGTTCAGAATGTCCCCAGTGCCTGTGCCAACGGGGGCTAGCTTTACTGGCTATAGTTTGATGTGCCTTGGGAAAGAGTGTGAGCAGTGAAAACCGTAAACTGAACTCTACCTCCCTCTAGTGACTGCTGCTCCACAACACAGCAGAACTGCAGACAAAGGAAGAATCAATATGCTGACGCAAGCATTTTCACTTGTGTTCTACATTTGACAGTTTTGACAGAACCCtgacaaaaaaagagaacaagacTAAATCCAATCCAAAAAGTTTCACTTCTTTATCACGCAACAGCATTCGTAGTTTGTTCAAGTGAACCAATGTTTGAGTTTTACTGGTTTTGAATGAATGCAATGGCAGCATCTGCTTGTAATTTTGAATGTACCAAGTAAATCATATTTATGCAGTGCAAGCAGTTTGTATAGTATTAGGCTCACCAAATTATACAACAGAAGTCTTAAATCAACTTTTATAGGCAAAATCGTTTATTCTCCTTCCAGTTAACAACATTTGTAGGCAGTCACAAAAGCTGGTCTACATTCAAAAACTggaaataaagcaaaacatttagaaaaaattAGCTCTACTGAAAGCATAAAATCAAAGCAGACTTTCTTGCAGGGCTTTGTAAGGTAGAAAATATTAAACTTCTTAATGATGCATGTAATCACAGCAACTAGTGAATCACTAAGACAATGATGTCTTCAAAGAacagcatatacacacacatacatacatatatgtatgtgtgtgtgtacacacatacatacacatacatacatatacatatatatatatacatatatatatatatatatatatatatatatatatatatatatatatatatatacacacacacacacactatatatatatatatatatgtgtgtgtgtgtgtgtgtgtgtgtgtgtgtgtgtgtgtgtaattatatgtatatatatatatatatatatatatatatatatatatatatatatatatatatatatatatatatatatatatatatatatatatatatatatatatgtatatgtatatgtatatgtatgtatgtatgtgtgtgtgtgtgtgtgtgtgtgtgtgtgtgtgtgcgcgcgcagtGTGGAGCCATGATATTTCTAATGctaacattttgttttcatattgTTCACTTCGGTGGCTTAGAGgaacaaaaaaggcaaaaggcAAAGAGCATGTTTGTGAAGATGCCGCATGTGGTCGTTGCCACAAAAAAGTGCCAGGGCAATTTAGCAGAGGAGAAGCTACACAAAGGCAACACCTCCCATTGCcatcattctttaaaaaaaaagaacagaaagaaaagcatATGTCTAGAAAATGCATAGCACATGGAGCATATTGAGGAGAAACAGACTGGACTGGCTGGAGGAAGACAGCATAGTACAGCAGTGCAGAGAGAACAGACAGGGCAGGACAGAAGCACAACACAAATCGAGCCCATAAGTGTTAAAGTCTTACAAAAAGAAGTTAAAAAGTAACCATTAGATCCCAGAGAGTGGGTCTATCACTTCTGCTGCAACCGGGCAGCTTTGAATTTTGACACCCTCTTGGGTGGCTCCTGGGGCACTTCTGAGCCCACCTCTTCCTGCTTTCTTTCAGGGATTGTGGGTAGGGCAGGAGTGGCAATGGTCAGGTGAGGGATAGATGAGGGCAGGGGATCCTTTTCAACCACTGTGCCTGAAAAAGCCTAAAACACAAAGCATTACAGTGAGCACAGACTGAAATAAGCACAAGTAAAGACATATGGAATGGCTAGACTACCATCATCACATAAAGCTATTAACTCAAAGATTCCAATCAAAGACACCAATTACATATATAAAGAGAATTGTACTTTGGCCAAATAAATAGGTGCATACTTTAGGGAATATTCAGGATAAATATAACTATACCTAAACTATAACATTCTAAAACTGATgcatttgatttgatgttttcAGATCAATGCATCACAATGCacagaatgcatttttacactgcCTCTAGACCGTCTTGCATTTCATTAGACAGTGGAGAAGATTGATGTTTCAACAAGGCAATGACCCCAACATGCAGCCAAAGTAACTCAAAGGCTGCTTTCTAAAAAACGGTGAATGTGTTTGCATAGCTGTGCCTGACTTATATCTCACTGAAAACGCATGGAGGATTCTGAAATTGGATTTTGGGTCCAGCAGGGAGACCCTAGTAACCTAGCTGAAGACAGTTTCCTAAGAGTAAATGGCCAAAACTGAACTGCAATGTTGCTGGAatctaaaaaatctaaatattgaTTTTCCCTAACTGTAAGTGATAAAGACAGGCTAAAAATGGTCATGGAAAATTAATTTTGAATGCTTTTGGTATGCAAAGTCACCAAACATAAGAAATAGTATGTAGCtatttaactgaaataaacCCATTTGATTCAAAACATTCAGTCCACCTTGAGGTACATGGGACGCAAAACTGCATCCTCTGGACTCACGTATTAGAAAACACAGGTATGTAGTACCTCAAAGCGTCCATTAGGGCGAAGGCTTATGTGAGAAAGGCCGTCTTCCTCAGTAATGCCATCGCTGGCGTCACTGTGGGTGGCTTCATCGTAGCTGTGTGTGCGGCCAAAAAAGGCACGCCGCTCTTCAAAATCCGCTGTGCTGCtctcactggtgtcactgcaCACACTGTTCTCACGGCTGCGTGACTTCAGAATAGATTTCCTCGGGACAGGCTCGCCATTCACCACATCCACGAATACCCTGCAAAACACACCATTCAAAACATACACTGCTTAACCTTTTAGAGTAGGTCCTAAAAATCTTGACCAGAATTAGAAAAACAGAGCCGATGCTCATCTGTCTAAATTGGAATCACTTTATTGGGCAAGTAAATGAATGTGCTATTGCATGTACTGAGAATgtacacaacaaaaaaacatttacattaaaaataaaaaataaaagaagaaagaaaaccatcacaaacacagccatgaTATTATACATcacgctgctgtcggaagaaaacctcctatctccatttttgtcgtttcagtttattacataatttgaaaatacccgttacattgtgtgcacatttcatgatgagcgaagcaaaagaaacggcataaaatgacttggagaaaattctggttccattgacctacattaaaagtcaagtaggtttttccttctcctgtaaagttaccattttggagatacaaggttttcttctgacaacagcaatatgcacAGCATGTAGAACTAAATATACAGTGTATTTACAACAATACCGATCACATGGGATATGACTAAAAGGGAAAAATATACCATctaatatatgtataaatataagaGATATATAAGCATCATTATACTGCTACCTGTAGATATCTGCGGGAGTTGAAATCTTATGATGTTCATGAATAGAGTGGCCGTTGCTTTTGCCGTTCTTCTTTTTCCGCTTCCCTTGTTGTTTTTGCTCTTTCCTGTCACTGAACTTCAGAGTGGTGTTCTTTCCTGTGTTTATTCTCACCTAAGGACAGACATACAGAAATGAAGTTTTTACAGTTTAGACCAATACACGCTGAGCTCAAAAGTTCAGCTGAATACAGAAGTAGGTGTTTTAGTGACTTCTTACTTTTTTGGGCTCAACTGTGTGAGAGAAGTAGATGGTTGGCAGACCGCTGACTTCCTCCtctgcttcttcttcctcttgttCTTCCGTACCCTCCTCATCAAGCTGTGGTCTGGAGATGCCATTGACCTGATCTACGTCAGGGGCAATAGCCTGGTCCTCACACTGACCATGACCATTAACCTGGGCCACTTTGCCAGCGTCTgcctccttctcttcctctgaAGAAGATGAAGTAGTGTCCTCTCCGTTGGTGTCTGGGCTGTCCAATCTGAGAAACAGAAATGGTGAAGTTTAGTGATTTCACACTGGAAGATCTGTAGAACAGCTTTAATTGTCATTTA is a window of Pygocentrus nattereri isolate fPygNat1 chromosome 7, fPygNat1.pri, whole genome shotgun sequence DNA encoding:
- the uri1 gene encoding unconventional prefoldin RPB5 interactor 1, yielding MAGKVKTTNDLPKGVERLKEEHRQVVTDCKSQITHWRKMEKDYESLQERLDTLPDKLSYDIMVPFGPLAFMPGKLIHTNELTVLLGDNWFAKCSAKQAQTLVEHRKKHVNNKLDDLRKVMKNFQERAGFTEDLEKMTSATGDFVDIREEVGEEEAATKGKHRMAHKPNSKPKEEYVVQLEEDIREDGESNKGVLSEDELWARLDELERLEEEQDERDRLDSPDTNGEDTTSSSSEEEKEADAGKVAQVNGHGQCEDQAIAPDVDQVNGISRPQLDEEGTEEQEEEEAEEEVSGLPTIYFSHTVEPKKVRINTGKNTTLKFSDRKEQKQQGKRKKKNGKSNGHSIHEHHKISTPADIYRVFVDVVNGEPVPRKSILKSRSRENSVCSDTSESSTADFEERRAFFGRTHSYDEATHSDASDGITEEDGLSHISLRPNGRFEAFSGTVVEKDPLPSSIPHLTIATPALPTIPERKQEEVGSEVPQEPPKRVSKFKAARLQQK